Proteins encoded together in one Benincasa hispida cultivar B227 chromosome 1, ASM972705v1, whole genome shotgun sequence window:
- the LOC120071400 gene encoding delta(3,5)-Delta(2,4)-dienoyl-CoA isomerase, peroxisomal isoform X2, whose product MEGYKCIKIDRQNPNSGVFHLRLHRPSHHNALTTELFAELRQAFSYLDQNPEVHVIILSGSGKHFCAGIDLKSTASNFSKLQSEERGRAGERLRREIKWMQESITAIEECRKPVIASIHGGCIGGGVDIVTACDLRYCTAEAVFSVREVRMAITADLGTLQRLPRIVGYGKAAELALTGRDFSGLEAKELGLVSRTFASKLELEDEVLKIAQGV is encoded by the exons ATGGAAGGCTACAAATGCATAAAAATCGATCGTCAAAACCCAAACTCCGGCGTCTTCCACCTCCGCCTCCACCGTCCGTCGCACCACAATGCTCTCACAACCGAACTCTTCGCCGAACTCCGTCAAGCTTTCTCATATCTGGACCAAAACCCCGAGGTCCACGTCATCATCCTCTCCGGATCCGGCAAGCACTTCTGCGCCGGAATCGACCTCAAATCAACAGCCTCCAACTTCTCGAAGCTTCAATCGGAGGAGCGGGGGCGGGCAGGGGAGAGGCTCCGGCGGGAAATCAAGTGGATGCAGGAATCGATCACGGCGATCGAGGAGTGCCGGAAGCCGGTGATTGCGAGCATCCACGGAGGGTGCATCGGAGGAGGGGTTGATATAGTGACGGCGTGTGATTTGAGGTATTGCACGGCGGAGGCGGTGTTTTCGGTGAGGGAGGTTAGAATGGCGATTACGGCGGATCTTGGGACTCTGCAGAGGCTGCCGAGAATCGTAGGGTATGGGAAGGCGGCGGAGTTGGCGTTGACGGGCCGGGATTTTTCGGGCTTGGAGGCTAAGGAATTGGGCTTGGTTTCACGAACTTTTGCTTCCAAGTTGGAGCTTGAAGATGAAGTCCTCAAAATTGCTCAAG gTGTGTAA
- the LOC120071400 gene encoding delta(3,5)-Delta(2,4)-dienoyl-CoA isomerase, peroxisomal isoform X1: protein MEGYKCIKIDRQNPNSGVFHLRLHRPSHHNALTTELFAELRQAFSYLDQNPEVHVIILSGSGKHFCAGIDLKSTASNFSKLQSEERGRAGERLRREIKWMQESITAIEECRKPVIASIHGGCIGGGVDIVTACDLRYCTAEAVFSVREVRMAITADLGTLQRLPRIVGYGKAAELALTGRDFSGLEAKELGLVSRTFASKLELEDEVLKIAQEIGSKSPLAVVGTKAVLLKSRDLNVEQGLDYVATWNSGTLLSDDLKEAISAQANKRNPVFSKL from the exons ATGGAAGGCTACAAATGCATAAAAATCGATCGTCAAAACCCAAACTCCGGCGTCTTCCACCTCCGCCTCCACCGTCCGTCGCACCACAATGCTCTCACAACCGAACTCTTCGCCGAACTCCGTCAAGCTTTCTCATATCTGGACCAAAACCCCGAGGTCCACGTCATCATCCTCTCCGGATCCGGCAAGCACTTCTGCGCCGGAATCGACCTCAAATCAACAGCCTCCAACTTCTCGAAGCTTCAATCGGAGGAGCGGGGGCGGGCAGGGGAGAGGCTCCGGCGGGAAATCAAGTGGATGCAGGAATCGATCACGGCGATCGAGGAGTGCCGGAAGCCGGTGATTGCGAGCATCCACGGAGGGTGCATCGGAGGAGGGGTTGATATAGTGACGGCGTGTGATTTGAGGTATTGCACGGCGGAGGCGGTGTTTTCGGTGAGGGAGGTTAGAATGGCGATTACGGCGGATCTTGGGACTCTGCAGAGGCTGCCGAGAATCGTAGGGTATGGGAAGGCGGCGGAGTTGGCGTTGACGGGCCGGGATTTTTCGGGCTTGGAGGCTAAGGAATTGGGCTTGGTTTCACGAACTTTTGCTTCCAAGTTGGAGCTTGAAGATGAAGTCCTCAAAATTGCTCAAG AAATAGGTTCAAAATCTCCATTGGCTGTCGTGGGAACAAAGGCAGTGCTACTAAAAAGCAGAGACCTAAATGTAGAACAAGGCTTGGATTATGTTGCAACTTGGAACTCAGGGACTCTACTCTCGGATGATCTCAAAGAAGCCATCTCCGCTCAAGCTAACAAACGCAACCCAGTATTTTCTAAGCTATGA